One genomic segment of Halalkalicoccus tibetensis includes these proteins:
- a CDS encoding acetyl-CoA carboxylase biotin carboxylase subunit, whose product MFRKVLVANRGEIAVRVMRACEELNVGTVAVYSEADKESGHVRYADEAYNVGPARAADSYLDHEAVIEAARKADADAIHPGYGFLAENATFAAKVEEADGITWIGPKSDAMEGLGEKTKARKTMQKAGVPIVPGTTDPVTEPEEVRAFGEEHGYPVAIKAEGGGGGRGMKIVHGPEEADEQLESARREGEAYFDNDSVYLERFLENPRHIEVQILADHAGNVRHLGERDCSLQRRHQKVIEEGPSPALTDDLREEIGEAARQGVSAAEYTNAGTVEFLVEEDPDRGAGELLGPETNFYFLEVNTRIQVEHTVTEEITGIDIVKWQIRVAAGEEIAFAQDDVGIDGHAMEFRINAENAAKEFAPSTGGTLSTYDPPGGIGVRLDDALRQGDSIVTDYDSMIAKLIVHGSDREECITRSLRALREYGIEGVVTVIPFHRLMLTDERFVAGTHTTKYLDNELDRSRIEEAQAQWGSETDGESEEEDVVRREFTVEVNGKRFEVDLEEHGAQAAAAAGGGGGGGGAQPPQPAGGSDAGSTEVAAEGEEVTAEMQGTILSVEVSEGDEVESGDVLCVLEAMKMENDVIASSGGTVEQVLVGEGESVDMGDTLVVID is encoded by the coding sequence ATGTTCAGGAAAGTCTTAGTCGCGAACCGAGGTGAGATCGCCGTGCGCGTCATGCGCGCGTGTGAGGAGTTGAACGTCGGCACGGTCGCCGTCTACAGCGAGGCCGACAAGGAGAGCGGCCACGTCCGCTACGCCGACGAGGCGTACAACGTCGGGCCCGCACGGGCCGCCGACTCGTATCTGGATCACGAGGCGGTGATCGAAGCGGCGAGGAAGGCCGACGCCGACGCGATCCATCCGGGGTACGGCTTCCTCGCGGAGAACGCCACCTTCGCCGCGAAGGTCGAGGAGGCCGACGGCATCACCTGGATCGGTCCGAAGAGCGATGCGATGGAGGGACTGGGCGAGAAGACCAAGGCCCGAAAGACCATGCAGAAGGCGGGCGTGCCGATCGTTCCCGGGACGACCGACCCGGTTACCGAGCCCGAGGAGGTTCGGGCGTTCGGCGAGGAGCACGGCTACCCCGTCGCGATCAAGGCCGAGGGCGGCGGCGGCGGGCGCGGGATGAAGATCGTCCACGGGCCCGAGGAGGCCGACGAACAGCTCGAGAGCGCGCGCCGCGAGGGCGAGGCCTACTTCGACAACGACTCGGTGTATCTCGAGCGGTTCCTCGAGAACCCACGGCACATCGAGGTCCAGATCCTCGCGGACCACGCGGGCAACGTCCGCCATCTCGGCGAACGGGACTGCTCGCTCCAGCGGCGCCACCAGAAGGTGATCGAGGAGGGCCCGAGCCCGGCGCTGACCGACGACCTGCGCGAGGAGATCGGTGAGGCCGCCCGTCAGGGCGTGAGCGCCGCCGAGTACACCAACGCCGGCACCGTCGAGTTCCTCGTCGAGGAGGACCCCGACCGCGGAGCAGGCGAGCTGTTGGGCCCCGAGACGAACTTCTACTTCCTCGAGGTCAACACGAGGATCCAGGTCGAGCACACCGTCACCGAGGAGATCACGGGCATCGACATCGTCAAGTGGCAGATCCGGGTGGCCGCCGGCGAGGAGATCGCCTTCGCACAGGACGACGTGGGGATCGACGGCCACGCCATGGAGTTCCGCATCAACGCCGAGAACGCCGCCAAGGAGTTCGCCCCCTCCACGGGCGGCACACTCTCGACCTACGACCCGCCGGGCGGGATCGGCGTCCGGCTCGACGACGCGCTCAGACAGGGCGACTCGATCGTCACCGACTACGACTCGATGATCGCGAAGCTGATCGTTCACGGGTCGGACCGCGAGGAGTGCATCACTCGGAGCCTCCGCGCGCTCCGGGAGTACGGGATCGAGGGCGTCGTGACGGTGATCCCGTTCCACCGGCTGATGCTCACCGACGAGCGGTTCGTCGCGGGCACCCACACCACGAAATACCTCGATAACGAGCTCGACCGGAGTCGGATCGAGGAGGCCCAGGCCCAGTGGGGGAGCGAGACCGACGGCGAAAGCGAGGAGGAGGACGTCGTCCGCCGGGAGTTCACCGTCGAGGTCAACGGCAAGCGCTTCGAGGTCGACCTCGAGGAACACGGCGCCCAGGCTGCCGCCGCGGCCGGCGGGGGCGGCGGAGGCGGCGGCGCCCAGCCGCCCCAGCCCGCCGGCGGAAGCGACGCCGGGTCGACGGAGGTCGCGGCCGAGGGCGAGGAGGTGACCGCCGAGATGCAGGGGACGATCCTCTCGGTCGAGGTGAGCGAGGGCGACGAGGTCGAGAGCGGCGACGTGCTCTGCGTGCTCGAGGCGATGAAGATGGAGAACGACGTGATCGCCTCCTCGGGCGGGACCGTCGAGCAGGTGCTCGTCGGCGAGGGCGAGAGCGTCGACATGGGCGATACGCTCGTCGTCATCGACTGA
- a CDS encoding biotin--[acetyl-CoA-carboxylase] ligase: MKTRKALLDALASGPVSGPELAEELGVSRNAVWKRIEELREAGFGIESDGSGYRVESVPEFGGAAVEYGLEAPYSVEYHDAIDSTNARGRELAKAGDSDVVVLADEQTAGRGRLERAWNAPSGGVYMSFVLRPDVAPMEAPLLTLAAAVATTRALREAGVDAGIKWPNDVLLRTTGEKLVGILTEMEGEADRVSWVICGIGVNANVDPDTLPEGATSVREQVGDVDRRVFAQRVIEGFDSLQTDPDAILGAWRELAITLGRRVRVETRDGDVVGEAVDVESPGRLVVETEEGTARVHAGDCEHLRPV; the protein is encoded by the coding sequence ATGAAAACCCGGAAGGCGCTCCTCGATGCGCTCGCCTCGGGACCCGTCTCGGGGCCCGAACTGGCCGAGGAGCTCGGCGTCTCGCGCAACGCCGTCTGGAAGCGGATCGAGGAGCTCCGCGAGGCGGGCTTCGGGATCGAGAGCGACGGGTCGGGCTACCGGGTCGAGTCGGTGCCCGAGTTCGGCGGCGCGGCCGTCGAGTACGGGCTCGAGGCGCCCTACTCCGTGGAGTACCACGACGCGATCGACAGCACGAACGCCCGCGGCCGGGAGCTGGCGAAAGCCGGCGACTCCGACGTCGTCGTGCTCGCGGACGAACAGACCGCGGGCCGGGGTCGGCTCGAACGGGCCTGGAACGCGCCGTCCGGCGGGGTCTACATGAGCTTCGTGCTCCGACCCGACGTGGCGCCGATGGAGGCACCCCTGCTGACGCTCGCGGCCGCGGTCGCGACGACCCGCGCGCTCCGGGAGGCGGGCGTCGACGCGGGGATCAAATGGCCCAACGACGTTCTGCTCCGAACGACCGGCGAGAAGCTCGTCGGGATCCTCACCGAGATGGAGGGCGAGGCCGACCGGGTCTCGTGGGTGATCTGTGGGATCGGCGTGAACGCGAACGTCGATCCCGACACGCTCCCCGAGGGCGCGACGAGCGTGCGCGAGCAGGTGGGGGACGTCGACCGGCGCGTCTTCGCCCAGCGGGTCATCGAGGGGTTCGACTCCCTGCAAACGGACCCGGACGCGATACTGGGGGCTTGGCGCGAGCTCGCGATCACGCTCGGCCGGCGGGTGCGCGTCGAGACGCGAGACGGGGACGTCGTCGGCGAGGCTGTCGACGTCGAATCGCCGGGTCGGCTCGTGGTCGAGACCGAGGAGGGTACCGCCAGGGTGCATGCGGGCGACTGCGAGCACCTGCGGCCGGTCTGA
- a CDS encoding universal stress protein: MYERILVPTDGSAGVERAIEQAVSLASVHGASVHAVFVVNTASFASLPMETSWEGVSDMLREDGEEALERVRAIAARHDVEVETALIEGTPSKEVVRYATEEGCDLIVMGTHGRGGIDRLLLGSVAERVVRGSPVPVLTVRVREEDLE; the protein is encoded by the coding sequence ATGTACGAGCGCATTCTCGTTCCGACGGACGGGTCGGCGGGCGTCGAGCGCGCCATCGAACAGGCCGTCTCGCTCGCGAGCGTCCACGGGGCGTCGGTCCACGCGGTGTTCGTCGTCAACACCGCGAGCTTCGCCAGCCTCCCCATGGAGACCTCCTGGGAGGGGGTCAGCGACATGCTCCGGGAGGACGGCGAGGAGGCGCTCGAGCGAGTCCGGGCGATCGCGGCGCGTCACGACGTCGAGGTCGAGACCGCCCTCATCGAGGGCACCCCCTCGAAGGAGGTCGTCCGCTACGCGACCGAGGAGGGCTGTGACCTGATCGTCATGGGGACCCACGGCCGGGGCGGGATCGACCGCCTTCTCCTAGGGAGCGTCGCCGAGCGCGTCGTTCGGGGCTCGCCGGTGCCTGTCCTCACGGTTCGGGTTCGGGAGGAGGACCTCGAGTAG
- a CDS encoding amidohydrolase family protein, which yields MIVEGTVLRGPGYEPVEGRVVCEDGRIEAVEEASTTSDRIIAPAFVNAHTHIGDSIAKEAGRGLTLEELVAPPDGLKHRLLRESDREEMVAAIRKSIRFMRSGGVTGFLDFREGGADGVSVLREAAEGLPVDAFAMGRDELAALEAGDGYGASGAADADFTEEREAAREAGKPFGIHAGENRTDDIVPALDLEPDYLVHMVNAGPDHLDRVEREEIPVVVCPRANLVTDVGLPPIEELAERTTVALGTDNVMLNSPSMFREMEFAAKLTGLEAPTILEMATRAGAELMGLDAGTIEEGREARLLVLDGDSDNLSGVRDPIRAVVRRAGTDDVLDVVHPAQHN from the coding sequence ATGATCGTCGAGGGGACCGTCCTCCGGGGTCCCGGGTACGAACCCGTCGAGGGCCGGGTCGTCTGTGAGGACGGGCGGATCGAAGCGGTCGAAGAGGCTTCCACTACTAGCGACCGGATCATCGCGCCCGCGTTCGTCAACGCCCACACCCACATCGGGGACTCGATCGCCAAGGAGGCCGGACGAGGACTGACCCTCGAAGAACTCGTCGCCCCGCCCGACGGCCTGAAACACCGCTTGCTGCGCGAGAGCGACCGCGAGGAGATGGTCGCAGCTATCAGGAAGTCGATCCGGTTCATGCGCTCGGGCGGCGTGACGGGCTTTCTGGACTTCCGCGAGGGCGGGGCCGACGGCGTCTCGGTCCTCAGGGAAGCGGCAGAGGGGCTCCCGGTCGACGCCTTCGCGATGGGGCGCGACGAGCTCGCGGCGCTGGAGGCGGGCGACGGCTACGGCGCCAGCGGCGCCGCGGACGCCGATTTCACGGAGGAGCGCGAGGCGGCCCGCGAGGCCGGCAAGCCCTTCGGGATCCACGCCGGCGAGAACCGCACCGACGACATCGTGCCCGCGCTCGACCTCGAACCCGACTATCTGGTCCACATGGTCAACGCCGGTCCCGACCATCTGGACCGGGTCGAACGCGAGGAAATTCCGGTCGTCGTCTGCCCGCGAGCGAACCTCGTGACCGACGTCGGCCTGCCGCCCATCGAGGAGTTAGCGGAGCGAACGACCGTCGCGCTGGGCACCGACAACGTGATGCTCAACAGCCCCTCGATGTTCCGCGAGATGGAGTTCGCCGCGAAGCTCACGGGTCTCGAGGCCCCGACGATCCTCGAGATGGCGACCCGCGCGGGCGCCGAGCTGATGGGGCTCGACGCCGGCACGATAGAGGAGGGCCGCGAGGCACGCCTGCTCGTCCTCGACGGCGACTCGGACAACCTCTCGGGAGTACGTGACCCGATCCGGGCGGTCGTCAGGCGCGCGGGAACCGACGACGTGCTCGACGTGGTCCATCCGGCGCAACACAATTAA